A genomic region of Rhizobium sp. NXC24 contains the following coding sequences:
- a CDS encoding ABC transporter ATP-binding protein codes for MTAALAVDGLSVVYDGYYALDAVNIDVNKGESFGLVGESGSGKSTLLRAVAGLAPVSDGVIRVDGEALKGAKRTKAFYRQVQMVFQDPYGSLHPRQTIDRLLLEPLAIHGIGDSETRITRALDEVGLGSGFRFRYPHQLSGGQRQRVAIARALIVEPSILLLDEPTSALDASVQAEVLNLLEQVRRDRHLTFVMVSHDLGVVTHMCERLVVMQNGAVVERLSAKELAAGDVKQDYTRNLMIASKGFVRA; via the coding sequence ATGACGGCGGCGCTTGCGGTCGACGGCCTCAGTGTCGTCTATGACGGTTATTACGCCCTCGATGCGGTCAACATCGATGTGAACAAGGGCGAATCCTTCGGTCTTGTCGGCGAATCCGGTTCCGGCAAATCGACCTTACTGCGCGCCGTCGCCGGTCTCGCGCCTGTCAGCGACGGCGTGATCCGCGTCGATGGCGAGGCGCTGAAGGGTGCAAAACGCACCAAAGCGTTTTACCGCCAGGTCCAGATGGTGTTTCAGGACCCCTATGGCTCGCTGCATCCGCGTCAAACCATCGACCGGCTGCTGCTGGAGCCGCTGGCAATCCACGGCATCGGCGACAGCGAGACGCGCATTACCCGGGCGCTTGACGAAGTCGGCCTCGGTTCAGGCTTCCGTTTCCGCTATCCGCACCAACTATCGGGCGGCCAGCGCCAGCGCGTGGCGATTGCCCGCGCTTTGATCGTCGAGCCGTCTATCCTGTTGCTCGACGAACCGACCTCGGCGCTGGATGCTTCCGTGCAGGCGGAAGTGCTCAATTTGCTGGAGCAGGTGCGCAGGGATCGTCATCTGACGTTCGTTATGGTCAGTCACGATCTCGGTGTCGTCACCCATATGTGCGAACGCCTCGTGGTGATGCAGAATGGCGCTGTCGTCGAGCGGCTGAGCGCAAAAGAATTGGCGGCCGGCGATGTCAAGCAGGACTACACGCGCAACCTGATGATTGCGAGCAAAGGCTTTGTCCGTGCCTAA
- a CDS encoding XRE family transcriptional regulator has product MTKAEAGRSGRRNGGQDGRAVLDQDSHAIRDVKENNLELAIGHEVRAFRKKLGITGADLASATGISLGMLSKIENGNTSPSLTTLQALARALGVPVTSFFRRFEEKRNAVFVKAGEGVEMERRGTRAGHQYNLLGHIANGSSGLQVEPYLITLTADSDVFPAFQHEGLELIYMLEGEVEYRHADKLYAMRPGDSLFFDADAPHGPEVLVSLPIRFLSIISYPEKHSS; this is encoded by the coding sequence ATGACCAAAGCGGAGGCTGGGCGCAGCGGCAGACGGAATGGTGGTCAAGACGGGCGAGCGGTCCTGGACCAGGATTCGCATGCCATACGCGACGTAAAAGAGAATAATCTCGAATTGGCGATCGGCCACGAGGTCCGCGCCTTTCGCAAGAAGCTCGGCATCACCGGCGCCGACCTTGCTTCGGCCACCGGCATATCGCTCGGCATGCTCTCAAAGATCGAAAACGGCAACACGTCGCCGTCTCTCACCACATTGCAGGCGTTGGCGCGGGCGCTTGGAGTGCCCGTCACCTCGTTTTTCCGGCGGTTCGAAGAAAAGCGCAACGCCGTCTTCGTCAAGGCCGGCGAGGGTGTGGAGATGGAGCGGCGGGGTACGCGCGCCGGTCATCAGTACAATCTGCTCGGTCACATAGCCAACGGGTCTAGCGGGCTGCAGGTCGAGCCCTATCTCATCACGCTGACGGCCGATTCTGATGTTTTTCCGGCATTTCAGCATGAAGGGCTGGAATTGATCTATATGTTGGAAGGGGAAGTCGAATACCGTCATGCCGACAAGCTTTATGCGATGCGGCCGGGTGACAGCCTCTTTTTCGATGCCGATGCGCCGCATGGTCCGGAAGTGCTCGTTAGTCTGCCGATCCGCTTTCTGTCGATCATTTCCTACCCTGAGAAACACAGCTCTTGA